The Brasilonema sennae CENA114 genome includes a region encoding these proteins:
- a CDS encoding bifunctional transaldolase/phosoglucose isomerase: protein MINVQASKTKNPLQSLQSYGQSVWLDYIRRSLITSGELQKLIDEDGLRGVTSNPSIFEKAIAGSTDYDSALTTSEQSQDKNVMSLYESFAIADIQATADILRPIYEQTNRRDGYVSLEVSPYLANDTQQTISEARRLWQEVDRPNLMIKVPATPAGIPAIEQLISEGINVNVTLLFAQDVYEQVANAYMTGLELLAAKGGDITRIASVASVFVSRIDTAVDNQITAQLKTTTDAVQRDLLKSLLGKVAIANAKLAYKHYQNTYSSSRWQKLASQGAQTQRLLWASTGTKNPHYSDVLYVEELIGSDTVNTIPPATLSAFRDHGHPKSSLTESVDDAQSTLSKLQKAGISLQQITDKLLAEGVQLFMDAFDQLLGTVEKKRTAILGGKLDRLTYKLPDALNTTVQASLDDWQKNGKIRRLWAQDASLWTGADENKWLGWLGITEDQLAHLARLKQLAQEVQNLKFSHVLLLGMGGSSLCPEVMKLTFGKAQGFPELLVLDSTDPAQIKAIESQIDLTKTLFVVSSKSGSTLEPNIFKQYFFDRVQQILGAESAGNRFIAVTDPGSKLQHIAEGDDFRHVFFGVPSIGGRYSALSNFGMVPAAAIGVDVAKFLDTAEVMVHSCASSVPAKENPGVVLGTILGVLAKQGRDKVTLITSPGIADLGAWLEQLLAESTGKDGKGLIPVDREPLGTPDVYGSDRIFAYIRLDSAPDSTQDAAVTALEQAGQPVVRITVADPYQVGQEFFRWEVATAVAGSIIGINAFNQPDVEASKIVTRQLTAEYEKNGKLPPESPIFTVDGIQLFTDPKNAAALTEAVGTDQSLVNYLRAHLNRLQAGDYFALLAYIERNDIHQAQLQAIREKIRDAKQVATCLGFGPRFLHSTGQAYKGGPNSGVFLQITCDDATDIPVPQQKYTFGVVKAAQARGDFQVLAERERRALRIHLGKDVQSGLATLKTVIDQIL, encoded by the coding sequence ATGATTAATGTACAAGCATCAAAGACAAAGAACCCTTTGCAGTCGTTACAATCCTACGGACAATCTGTCTGGTTAGACTATATTCGTCGCAGTTTAATTACTAGCGGAGAACTGCAAAAGTTGATTGATGAGGATGGTTTGCGGGGTGTCACCTCGAATCCTTCTATCTTTGAAAAAGCGATCGCAGGTAGTACCGATTACGATTCGGCTTTAACCACAAGCGAGCAAAGTCAAGATAAGAATGTCATGTCGCTATATGAGTCCTTTGCAATCGCGGATATTCAAGCAACCGCAGATATTTTGAGACCTATATACGAACAAACCAATCGGCGTGATGGCTATGTCAGTCTGGAGGTTTCACCTTATCTAGCAAACGATACTCAACAAACTATTTCAGAAGCTCGCAGACTATGGCAGGAGGTTGATCGTCCGAATTTGATGATTAAAGTGCCTGCAACACCTGCTGGAATTCCTGCAATTGAGCAGCTCATCAGTGAAGGCATTAATGTGAATGTCACGCTGCTGTTTGCTCAAGATGTTTATGAACAGGTTGCCAATGCCTACATGACTGGTTTAGAGTTGCTGGCAGCCAAAGGTGGAGACATCACCCGCATTGCCAGCGTCGCTAGCGTCTTTGTCAGTCGGATTGATACCGCAGTTGATAACCAGATTACGGCTCAACTTAAAACTACAACCGATGCAGTTCAACGTGATTTGCTCAAAAGCTTACTGGGCAAAGTGGCGATCGCCAATGCCAAACTTGCATATAAGCACTATCAGAACACATACAGCTCTAGTCGATGGCAAAAATTAGCCAGCCAAGGCGCACAAACCCAACGGCTATTGTGGGCAAGCACAGGTACAAAGAACCCCCATTATAGTGATGTGTTGTATGTTGAAGAACTGATTGGTTCCGACACTGTAAATACAATTCCACCAGCCACCCTATCTGCCTTCCGCGATCATGGACATCCGAAGTCTAGTTTGACTGAAAGTGTTGATGATGCTCAATCGACGTTATCAAAGCTACAGAAAGCAGGAATTTCTTTACAGCAGATTACAGACAAATTATTGGCAGAAGGGGTGCAACTTTTCATGGATGCCTTTGACCAATTGTTAGGTACAGTCGAGAAAAAGCGGACAGCAATTCTTGGTGGAAAGCTCGATCGCCTAACCTACAAATTGCCTGATGCGCTGAATACTACTGTTCAAGCATCTCTAGACGATTGGCAGAAGAATGGCAAGATTCGTCGCCTATGGGCACAGGATGCAAGCTTGTGGACAGGAGCAGATGAAAACAAATGGTTGGGTTGGCTCGGCATTACTGAAGACCAACTTGCACACCTGGCTCGTCTTAAGCAACTCGCGCAAGAAGTCCAAAACCTAAAATTCTCCCATGTGTTATTATTAGGCATGGGTGGCTCTTCGCTCTGCCCAGAGGTGATGAAGCTCACTTTTGGTAAGGCACAAGGATTTCCCGAACTGCTCGTACTCGATTCTACCGATCCAGCTCAGATCAAAGCGATCGAAAGTCAGATTGACCTCACCAAAACACTATTCGTAGTGTCGAGTAAGTCTGGCAGTACACTGGAGCCAAATATTTTCAAACAATACTTCTTTGATCGTGTGCAGCAAATTCTGGGTGCAGAATCAGCAGGCAATCGCTTTATTGCCGTAACTGATCCCGGTTCTAAACTGCAACACATTGCTGAAGGCGATGACTTCCGCCATGTCTTCTTTGGTGTACCCAGTATCGGCGGTCGCTATTCTGCTTTATCCAACTTTGGCATGGTACCTGCGGCGGCGATTGGAGTGGATGTAGCAAAGTTCTTGGATACGGCTGAAGTCATGGTGCATTCTTGTGCATCATCCGTTCCAGCGAAAGAGAATCCCGGCGTTGTGTTGGGAACCATTCTGGGTGTTCTGGCAAAGCAAGGACGAGACAAAGTCACGCTGATCACGTCACCGGGAATTGCAGACTTGGGCGCATGGTTGGAGCAACTGTTGGCAGAGTCTACAGGGAAAGACGGTAAGGGATTGATTCCAGTGGATCGAGAACCGTTAGGAACTCCAGATGTGTATGGGAGTGACCGCATCTTTGCTTACATTCGCTTAGACTCTGCTCCTGATTCTACTCAAGACGCTGCTGTCACGGCATTGGAGCAGGCAGGACAACCTGTGGTTCGGATTACCGTTGCCGATCCCTACCAAGTTGGTCAGGAGTTTTTCCGCTGGGAAGTTGCGACTGCTGTAGCCGGTTCCATCATTGGTATCAATGCCTTTAACCAACCGGATGTTGAAGCCAGCAAAATTGTTACCCGCCAGTTAACAGCTGAATACGAGAAAAACGGAAAACTGCCGCCCGAAAGCCCAATCTTCACGGTAGATGGCATTCAATTATTCACTGATCCAAAAAATGCCGCTGCACTGACAGAGGCAGTAGGAACGGATCAATCGTTGGTTAATTATCTGCGTGCCCATTTGAATCGACTACAGGCGGGAGATTATTTTGCACTGCTTGCATATATCGAGCGCAATGATATACACCAAGCGCAGCTACAAGCCATTCGAGAAAAAATTCGGGATGCAAAGCAAGTCGCCACTTGCCTTGGCTTTGGTCCCCGCTTCTTGCACTCCACAGGGCAGGCTTACAAGGGTGGACCAAACAGTGGCGTTTTTCTCCAAATCACCTGTGATGATGCCACGGACATTCCCGTTCCTCAGCAGAAATATACATTCGGAGTTGTGAAAGCGGCTCAAGCACGAGGGGATTTTCAGGTTTTAGCGGAACGTGAGCGACGGGCATTGCGCATCCATCTTGGCAAAGATGTTCAATCTGGTTTAGCTACCCTAAAAACCGTGATCGACCAAATTCTGTAA
- a CDS encoding class I fructose-bisphosphate aldolase yields MTQRVKEILSWYGSDNPGTLTNLARLLNHGKLAGTGKLVILPVDQGFEHGPARSFAPNPPAYDPRYHFELAIEAGCNAYAAPLGFLEAGAREFAGDIPLILKANDHDVLLDESDPTQALTGSVQDALRLGCAGIGFTIYPGSAHRFEMYQQIRACAEEAKQHGLVVIIWSYARGSGLSKTGETAIDVIGYAAQIAAQLGAHIIKVKLPSEHIEQEAARKVYEKEQIPIATLTERVRHVVQCAFNGRRIVIFSGGPIDSDDAFFNEVHAIQAGGGFGSIIGRNSFQRSKTDAVRFLNTIMDIYNTQPSQVQVPVLN; encoded by the coding sequence ATGACTCAACGAGTAAAAGAAATTCTCAGTTGGTATGGCAGCGACAATCCTGGAACGCTGACTAATCTGGCGCGGTTGCTTAATCATGGCAAACTAGCTGGAACTGGCAAGTTGGTAATTTTGCCCGTTGATCAGGGCTTTGAGCACGGTCCGGCTCGCAGTTTTGCACCCAATCCACCTGCTTACGATCCTCGCTATCATTTTGAGTTGGCGATAGAAGCCGGATGCAACGCTTATGCAGCTCCACTGGGTTTTCTAGAAGCGGGGGCACGAGAATTTGCAGGCGACATTCCCCTGATTCTTAAAGCCAATGATCACGATGTGCTATTGGATGAATCTGACCCTACTCAAGCTTTAACTGGCAGTGTACAGGATGCTTTGCGATTAGGTTGTGCTGGCATTGGTTTCACCATTTATCCCGGTTCAGCCCACCGATTTGAGATGTACCAGCAGATTCGAGCCTGTGCCGAAGAAGCGAAGCAGCATGGATTGGTTGTGATCATTTGGTCTTATGCGCGGGGATCGGGTTTAAGCAAAACAGGTGAGACGGCGATCGACGTGATTGGTTACGCTGCTCAAATTGCGGCTCAATTGGGTGCTCACATCATCAAAGTCAAACTGCCTAGCGAGCACATTGAACAAGAAGCAGCCCGCAAGGTGTACGAGAAAGAGCAAATCCCGATTGCGACATTAACTGAGCGAGTGCGTCATGTAGTGCAATGTGCCTTTAATGGACGACGGATTGTCATCTTTTCGGGTGGACCAATCGACAGTGATGATGCCTTTTTCAATGAAGTTCACGCTATTCAAGCAGGTGGAGGGTTTGGTTCGATTATCGGACGCAATTCTTTTCAACGTTCCAAAACGGATGCCGTGCGATTCCTCAACACGATCATGGATATTTACAACACGCAACCGTCTCAAGTTCAAGTTCCGGTTCTGAATTAA
- the pgl gene encoding 6-phosphogluconolactonase, producing the protein MQELIRSQVKPEIQVFANAEALTQAAAAEFVQQAHQAIQARGRFTIALSGGSTPKSLYALLATQPWRNQIPWNQIHFFWGDERHVPPSDPSNNFRMTQEQLLFQVPIPQENVYRIKAENPDAKAAAAEYEQDLRQFFQLQEHQFPRFDLVLLGMGANGHTASLFPGTDAVHEQTRLVVAPWVEELNSYRITLTPPVINNAVEILFFVTGAEKATTLKAVLEGQYQPDRLPAQIISPTQGRVMWMIDQAAAHLLET; encoded by the coding sequence ATGCAAGAATTAATTCGATCGCAAGTAAAGCCTGAAATTCAAGTTTTTGCAAATGCCGAAGCCCTGACTCAGGCTGCTGCCGCCGAGTTTGTGCAACAAGCCCATCAAGCCATTCAAGCACGAGGAAGATTTACGATCGCACTGTCTGGTGGCTCAACTCCCAAAAGTCTTTATGCATTGTTGGCAACTCAACCTTGGCGTAATCAAATCCCTTGGAACCAAATTCATTTTTTTTGGGGTGATGAACGCCACGTTCCGCCCAGCGATCCCAGTAATAACTTTCGGATGACGCAAGAGCAATTGCTGTTTCAAGTGCCAATTCCACAAGAAAATGTATATCGCATTAAAGCTGAAAATCCAGATGCTAAAGCAGCCGCAGCTGAATATGAGCAAGACTTGAGACAGTTCTTTCAGTTGCAAGAACATCAGTTTCCTCGCTTCGATTTAGTGTTGTTGGGCATGGGAGCTAACGGACACACCGCATCTCTTTTTCCTGGCACTGATGCAGTTCATGAGCAAACTCGTTTAGTCGTTGCACCTTGGGTGGAAGAGTTGAACAGTTACCGTATCACCTTAACGCCACCTGTGATTAACAATGCGGTAGAAATCCTCTTTTTTGTCACAGGAGCAGAAAAAGCAACAACACTAAAAGCGGTCTTGGAAGGTCAGTATCAGCCTGATCGCTTGCCTGCACAAATCATTAGTCCGACTCAGGGCAGAGTGATGTGGATGATCGATCAAGCAGCGGCTCATTTATTGGAGACATGA
- the gnd gene encoding phosphogluconate dehydrogenase (NAD(+)-dependent, decarboxylating) has protein sequence MQLGVIGLGRMGANIVRRLLRNKHECVVFNRTPDKVKQLASEGAIGAYTLDDFVQKLHKPRAIWLMVPAGDPTEQMVKELAEKLDSGDILIDGGNSYYIDDIRRANDLASKGIHYLDVGTSGGVWGLERGYCMMIGGPQVAVQYLDPIFKSLAPGRGEIPRTPGREKVGGTAEEGYLHCGSNGGGHFVKMVHNGIEYGLMAAYAEGLNILHHANVGKQSRATNAETTPLRNPEHYQYDLNLPDIAEVWRRGSVVASWLLDLTAIALLQQPDLADFAGRVSDSGEGRWTVTAAIDEGTPAPVLSAALYQRFSSRGEDDFADKLLSAMRFQFGGHVEQHTETKS, from the coding sequence ATGCAACTTGGTGTTATTGGTCTAGGGCGCATGGGCGCAAATATCGTTCGACGACTGCTGCGAAATAAGCATGAGTGTGTTGTGTTCAATCGCACACCCGATAAGGTGAAGCAACTTGCATCGGAAGGGGCAATTGGAGCTTATACCTTAGATGATTTTGTGCAGAAGCTCCACAAGCCGCGTGCCATTTGGCTGATGGTGCCTGCGGGAGATCCCACCGAGCAGATGGTCAAAGAACTGGCTGAAAAACTCGACTCAGGCGACATCTTGATTGATGGCGGCAACTCTTACTACATCGACGACATTCGACGAGCGAATGATCTGGCATCAAAGGGCATTCACTATCTGGATGTGGGAACCAGCGGCGGAGTCTGGGGATTAGAACGCGGTTACTGCATGATGATCGGTGGTCCCCAAGTGGCAGTTCAGTACCTCGACCCCATCTTTAAGTCATTGGCTCCCGGACGGGGAGAGATTCCGCGTACTCCTGGGCGGGAGAAGGTGGGCGGCACGGCAGAGGAAGGCTATTTGCACTGCGGATCGAATGGAGGTGGGCATTTTGTCAAAATGGTGCATAATGGCATTGAATACGGGTTGATGGCAGCCTATGCAGAAGGGTTGAATATCCTGCATCACGCCAATGTTGGCAAACAGAGCCGTGCTACTAACGCTGAAACGACTCCACTCCGCAATCCTGAACACTACCAGTACGATTTGAACCTGCCAGATATTGCCGAAGTGTGGCGACGGGGTAGTGTGGTCGCTTCGTGGTTGCTTGATTTGACTGCGATCGCTCTACTCCAGCAGCCTGACTTAGCAGACTTTGCCGGTCGTGTGTCGGATTCAGGCGAAGGACGGTGGACGGTTACAGCAGCCATAGACGAAGGCACACCTGCTCCTGTTCTCAGCGCTGCCTTGTATCAGCGATTTAGCTCACGTGGGGAAGATGATTTTGCTGATAAGTTGCTGTCTGCGATGCGCTTCCAGTTCGGCGGACACGTTGAGCAACATACGGAGACAAAATCATGA
- the zwf gene encoding glucose-6-phosphate dehydrogenase, which translates to MTIATAPHSQVETSVRPASPCAIIIFGAAGDLTKRLLLPALYNLARSNLLPQEFAIVGVAHTPMSQDDFRSKLSRDIHEFATVAVDDYLWQQFEQRLYYLPGEFQDANTYQQLQDLLIRVDQECGTQGNYLFYLATASNFFCDIITQLGSARLVREDNGHWRRVIIEKPFGHDLDSARTLNKNISSVLKESQIYRIDHYLGKETVQNILVFRFGNGLFEPIWNREHIDHVQITVAETVGVEGRGNFYEGTGAVRDMVQNHLFQLLAMTAMEPPVSFDADAVRDEKSKLLKAIQPLTPEDVLKHTVRGQYGEGTINQKPVPAYRSEPRVASDSTTETYAALKLTIDNWRWADVPFYLRTGKRLPKRTTEVAVQFKRVPSLLFRQTSVDQLTPNFLVLRIQPDEGINFQFGAKIPGPTVRMGSVNMDFCYADYFGSTPSTGYETLLYDCMIGDATLFQRADNVELGWSVVTPILDVWSALPTREFPNYAAGSWGPKDADELLWRDGRQWRSSD; encoded by the coding sequence ATGACAATCGCAACTGCACCTCATTCTCAGGTTGAAACCTCAGTTCGTCCTGCCAGTCCCTGCGCGATCATCATCTTTGGTGCTGCTGGAGATTTGACCAAGCGTTTATTGTTACCTGCACTTTACAATTTAGCACGTAGTAATTTGTTGCCGCAGGAGTTTGCGATCGTCGGGGTTGCTCACACTCCAATGAGCCAAGACGACTTTCGCAGCAAACTCAGTCGGGATATTCACGAATTCGCAACGGTTGCAGTTGATGATTACCTCTGGCAGCAGTTTGAGCAGCGATTGTACTATCTTCCCGGTGAGTTTCAGGATGCTAACACGTACCAGCAGTTGCAGGATTTGTTGATTCGGGTAGACCAGGAATGCGGCACCCAAGGAAACTACTTATTCTACCTGGCAACCGCCTCTAACTTCTTTTGCGACATCATCACCCAGCTTGGTTCAGCGAGACTGGTGCGGGAAGACAACGGACACTGGCGACGCGTCATTATCGAAAAACCATTTGGGCATGATTTGGATTCTGCTCGCACCTTAAATAAGAACATCAGTAGCGTGCTGAAGGAAAGCCAGATTTACCGCATCGATCACTACTTGGGTAAAGAAACCGTCCAGAATATTTTGGTATTTCGCTTTGGGAATGGACTGTTTGAACCAATTTGGAATCGGGAACATATTGACCATGTGCAAATTACTGTGGCTGAAACAGTCGGCGTAGAAGGCAGAGGTAACTTCTACGAAGGTACAGGAGCAGTACGCGATATGGTGCAAAATCACCTGTTTCAATTGCTAGCGATGACTGCAATGGAGCCACCCGTTTCATTTGATGCAGATGCCGTTCGCGATGAAAAATCTAAATTGCTCAAGGCAATTCAACCCTTAACTCCTGAAGATGTGCTAAAGCATACTGTGCGAGGGCAGTATGGTGAGGGGACGATAAACCAGAAACCTGTTCCGGCTTATCGATCAGAACCACGTGTTGCTTCAGACTCTACCACTGAGACGTATGCTGCTTTAAAGCTCACGATTGATAACTGGCGTTGGGCAGATGTGCCATTTTACCTCCGAACCGGGAAACGGTTGCCGAAGCGTACTACTGAGGTTGCGGTTCAGTTTAAGCGGGTTCCCTCACTGCTGTTTCGTCAAACTTCAGTTGATCAATTAACGCCCAATTTCCTTGTCCTGCGCATTCAACCCGACGAAGGAATTAACTTCCAATTTGGCGCAAAAATTCCTGGTCCAACGGTGCGAATGGGCAGCGTGAATATGGATTTCTGCTACGCCGATTACTTTGGCTCAACCCCCAGCACAGGCTATGAAACTTTGCTCTATGACTGCATGATTGGCGATGCTACGCTGTTTCAGCGAGCAGACAACGTGGAATTGGGTTGGAGTGTAGTTACGCCAATTCTAGATGTTTGGAGTGCATTACCAACACGAGAGTTTCCCAACTATGCCGCAGGAAGTTGGGGACCGAAAGATGCTGACGAACTGCTCTGGCGCGATGGTCGGCAATGGCGATCAAGTGATTAA
- a CDS encoding glycogen debranching N-terminal domain-containing protein: MPTKVTVNSGQIAINDGSTFLVTASDGSIDDNLAQGFFVRDTRLISYYEVSLNRQPLQLLASSPLQHHRALYQFTNRETPTIDGTLPSGCLLVTIRRDIAVGMHEDIDITSHYTQTVELKLMLAIRSDFADIFQVKSQHLLPRGAIATTWKDSILKTEYRNAEFYRGLQITPTCASSTPYYGNGRLMFDIKLEPGQTWHSCVDFTALADGDVLQPQQTCTVSHDTEAARVRDDFVQSATQLQSSNAEIAAYYRQSLIDFGALRIKVEDRGQHFWMPAAGIPWFVAVFGRDAIIASLQTIMVYPEFARGTLIKLAQLQATTVDDWRDAQPGRMLHEIRRGELAQLHEIPHTPYYGTIDTTILFLSDRIDPATARNSNGLENISCLNLLN, translated from the coding sequence ATGCCCACTAAAGTCACCGTAAATTCAGGACAAATCGCGATCAATGACGGATCGACATTCCTCGTTACTGCTTCTGATGGCTCGATCGACGACAACCTTGCCCAAGGATTTTTTGTTCGCGATACGCGCCTCATCTCGTATTACGAAGTCTCACTCAATCGCCAGCCGCTCCAACTGCTTGCATCTAGTCCGCTACAACATCACCGTGCGCTCTATCAATTTACCAATCGAGAGACTCCGACTATTGATGGAACGCTGCCATCGGGCTGCTTGTTAGTGACCATCCGGCGCGATATTGCAGTCGGAATGCATGAGGATATTGATATTACTAGCCATTACACTCAGACCGTCGAACTGAAACTTATGTTGGCGATCCGCTCAGATTTTGCGGATATTTTTCAGGTCAAATCCCAACATCTACTGCCACGCGGTGCGATCGCAACCACCTGGAAAGACAGCATTCTCAAAACAGAGTACCGAAATGCCGAGTTTTATCGCGGGTTGCAAATCACTCCAACTTGTGCTAGTTCAACGCCCTACTATGGTAATGGTCGCCTCATGTTCGACATCAAGCTTGAACCAGGTCAAACTTGGCATAGCTGCGTTGATTTTACGGCGCTAGCGGATGGAGATGTGCTTCAGCCGCAACAAACTTGCACCGTCTCCCACGATACTGAAGCGGCGCGAGTCAGAGACGACTTTGTTCAATCCGCCACTCAGTTACAGTCCTCGAATGCCGAAATTGCCGCCTACTATCGACAATCCTTGATCGATTTCGGGGCACTCCGCATCAAGGTTGAAGATCGTGGACAGCATTTTTGGATGCCTGCGGCGGGTATTCCTTGGTTTGTCGCAGTATTTGGGCGGGACGCGATCATTGCGAGTTTACAAACGATAATGGTTTATCCGGAATTTGCACGCGGAACGCTCATAAAACTGGCGCAACTGCAAGCCACAACCGTAGATGATTGGCGCGATGCTCAACCCGGTCGTATGTTGCATGAAATTCGCCGGGGTGAATTAGCGCAATTGCACGAAATTCCGCATACACCTTACTACGGCACGATCGATACCACTATTCTCTTCCTGAGCGATCGCATCGATCCTGCAACGGCTAGAAATTCCAATGGATTGGAGAATATATCATGTCTCAATCTTCTAAATTAA
- a CDS encoding Cof-type HAD-IIB family hydrolase, translating into MNPITSPKSPKISLLLADVDGTLVTKEKILTDRARAAVHKLWDAGIRFTITSGRPPLGMKMIVDALKLTEPLAPFNGGLFVYPDFSTLEENVLPATTVQEVIKIITAHHLDVWIYRGKDWFVHERHGPHVDREEWTVKFPPTVVSSFDGLFDNVVKVVGVSDDLDAVAKCETDVQQAFSQKVYCKSRASSGGGEQVSAARSQPYYLDVTHPHANKGAVVDRLSQLLGIPRQEIATIGDMPNDVPMFERSGLSIAMGNANPDVQQQAQYVTTSYEEEGFANAVEWFILGDRHGASNAKFQQSSVG; encoded by the coding sequence ATGAATCCAATAACTTCTCCCAAATCGCCTAAAATTTCACTGCTGCTAGCAGATGTAGATGGCACGCTTGTAACAAAAGAGAAAATCCTCACTGATCGCGCCCGTGCTGCTGTTCATAAACTTTGGGATGCAGGCATTCGCTTCACAATTACCAGTGGTCGTCCACCATTAGGGATGAAAATGATTGTAGATGCTCTGAAACTGACAGAGCCTCTCGCGCCATTTAATGGTGGTCTGTTTGTCTATCCTGACTTTTCAACCTTGGAGGAAAACGTCTTACCCGCAACAACTGTTCAAGAAGTCATCAAGATAATTACTGCCCACCATCTGGATGTTTGGATTTATCGAGGGAAGGATTGGTTTGTGCATGAGCGGCATGGTCCTCATGTGGATCGCGAAGAATGGACGGTTAAGTTTCCACCTACCGTTGTTTCTAGCTTTGATGGTTTGTTTGATAACGTTGTCAAAGTCGTTGGCGTTAGTGATGATCTGGATGCCGTTGCCAAGTGCGAAACTGATGTGCAGCAAGCTTTTAGTCAAAAAGTTTACTGCAAGTCAAGAGCCAGTTCGGGTGGTGGTGAACAGGTATCTGCGGCGCGATCGCAGCCTTACTACCTGGATGTCACCCATCCCCACGCGAACAAAGGTGCTGTAGTTGATCGCCTCTCACAACTGCTCGGAATCCCCAGACAAGAAATTGCCACTATTGGAGATATGCCCAATGATGTCCCAATGTTTGAACGAAGTGGATTAAGCATTGCTATGGGCAACGCAAATCCAGACGTACAGCAACAAGCTCAGTACGTGACGACATCCTATGAAGAAGAAGGATTTGCCAATGCAGTCGAATGGTTCATTTTGGGCGATCGACATGGGGCTTCCAATGCAAAATTTCAGCAGTCCAGCGTCGGTTAA